One Phycisphaera mikurensis NBRC 102666 DNA window includes the following coding sequences:
- a CDS encoding transglutaminase family protein: MKYQILHRSVYAYAEPVEGGLHVAVARPRSFRSFWRTQACHTHALEVRPRPQVCRETLDAFGNHQSRFEVHRPHHELGVTASSLVEVACGGGPGGAADPAVLDRSAPWEAVVAGARARLDAAGQAVLEQSLETALTPSAPALRGYARESFTPGRPVAAATLELARRIFEDFAYDPAATDLSTPVLRVFEQRRGVCQDFAHLALAMLRGLGLPARYVSGYVRTGNDDTPVPPGGVTPPPDSGLVGSDASHAWVSVRLGEEEPGVDPSAAGWFDVDPTNAKLAGDEHVTLAWGRDYADVSPLKGVLVGGGSHSIRVSVSVRPVAADPAPG; this comes from the coding sequence GTGAAGTACCAGATCCTCCACCGGAGCGTCTACGCCTACGCGGAGCCCGTCGAGGGCGGCCTGCACGTCGCCGTCGCCCGCCCACGCAGCTTCCGCTCGTTCTGGCGGACGCAGGCCTGCCACACGCACGCCCTGGAGGTGCGGCCACGGCCCCAGGTCTGCCGCGAGACGCTAGACGCCTTCGGCAACCACCAGAGCCGCTTCGAGGTCCACCGCCCGCACCACGAGCTCGGCGTCACCGCCTCGAGCCTCGTGGAGGTTGCCTGCGGCGGCGGCCCCGGGGGCGCGGCCGACCCGGCCGTGCTGGATCGATCTGCGCCGTGGGAGGCCGTCGTCGCCGGCGCCCGCGCCCGCCTCGACGCCGCCGGGCAGGCGGTGCTGGAGCAGAGCCTCGAGACGGCGCTGACGCCATCGGCTCCGGCGCTCCGCGGCTACGCCCGCGAGAGCTTCACGCCCGGCCGCCCCGTGGCCGCGGCGACCCTGGAGCTGGCGCGACGGATCTTCGAGGACTTCGCCTACGACCCCGCGGCGACGGACCTGTCCACGCCGGTGCTCCGCGTCTTCGAACAGCGTCGCGGGGTGTGCCAGGACTTCGCACACCTCGCGCTGGCGATGCTCCGCGGGCTCGGCCTGCCGGCCCGCTACGTGTCGGGGTACGTGCGGACCGGCAACGACGACACGCCGGTGCCCCCCGGCGGCGTGACGCCCCCGCCGGACAGCGGCCTGGTCGGCTCCGACGCGTCGCACGCCTGGGTTTCGGTGCGACTGGGAGAGGAAGAGCCCGGCGTGGATCCGTCGGCGGCCGGCTGGTTCGACGTCGACCCCACCAACGCGAAGCTCGCCGGCGACGAGCACGTGACGCTGGCCTGGGGCCGCGACTACGCCGACGTCAGCCCCCTCAAGGGCGTGCTCGTGGGCGGCGGCAGCCACTCCATCCGCGTGTCCGTCTCCGTGCGGCCGGTCGCGGCGGACCCGGCGCCGGGCTGA
- a CDS encoding peptidyl-prolyl cis-trans isomerase, translating to MRIRLSPNPNRRRSFGGATAAVAVASCGLLLAGCGGAGVRAVRPADFAGDERGELAAVQSAAAELASEPAPAIAPPVPPGPAERGDTEEAPAGPGRSPDAPAPGGPLVLDAMVGQINGQPVFADDLLADLDAQLAALGRRLEPAVFRERAGEIIEASLRERLVNALILGEAERNLTDNQRAGVRVMVGQRREDLLRRHGRGSLAVARRELQETTGISLDETLRQYRDGLITDNYIRQNLNARINVTRRDVERFYRQNRETFNPPATRDLGLIWVDDAAAAGSVRERLAAGEPFDAVATDPKTDNRWTGGMMQTIVGDEPFGRPAVDAAVAALDEPGDWAGPIGQPGPGGGERFWFVEAAAVERPDRQTLLQAQAAIEQTLRERQFLRLRERFIERLVREGSHTPIEEMRQAVLAVATNRYSRPEA from the coding sequence ATGCGGATCCGGCTCAGCCCCAACCCCAACCGCCGGCGCTCCTTCGGGGGTGCGACGGCCGCGGTGGCGGTGGCGTCGTGCGGCCTTCTCCTGGCCGGTTGCGGCGGCGCCGGCGTCCGCGCGGTGCGGCCGGCGGACTTCGCCGGCGACGAGCGGGGGGAGCTGGCCGCGGTCCAATCCGCCGCGGCCGAGCTAGCTTCCGAGCCCGCGCCGGCGATCGCCCCGCCGGTGCCGCCGGGTCCCGCGGAGCGCGGCGACACCGAAGAGGCTCCCGCGGGCCCCGGCCGGTCGCCGGACGCTCCCGCTCCCGGCGGACCGCTCGTGCTCGACGCGATGGTCGGCCAGATCAACGGCCAGCCCGTCTTCGCCGACGACCTGCTCGCCGACCTCGATGCGCAGCTCGCCGCGCTCGGCCGCCGGCTCGAGCCGGCGGTGTTTCGCGAGCGGGCCGGCGAGATCATCGAGGCCAGCCTCCGCGAACGCCTCGTCAATGCGCTGATCCTCGGTGAGGCCGAGCGCAACCTCACCGACAACCAGCGGGCGGGCGTGCGGGTGATGGTGGGCCAGCGTCGGGAGGACCTGCTCCGCCGGCACGGCCGCGGCTCGCTCGCCGTCGCCCGCCGCGAGCTGCAGGAAACCACGGGGATCTCGCTGGACGAGACGCTCCGCCAGTACCGCGACGGCCTCATCACCGACAACTACATCCGCCAGAACCTCAACGCCCGCATCAACGTCACCCGCCGCGACGTGGAACGCTTCTACCGGCAGAACCGCGAGACCTTCAACCCGCCCGCCACCCGCGACCTCGGCCTGATCTGGGTCGACGACGCGGCCGCGGCCGGATCCGTGCGGGAGCGGCTCGCCGCGGGCGAGCCCTTCGACGCGGTCGCGACCGATCCCAAGACCGACAACCGCTGGACCGGCGGGATGATGCAGACCATCGTCGGCGACGAGCCCTTCGGGCGCCCGGCGGTGGACGCCGCGGTCGCCGCGCTCGACGAGCCCGGCGATTGGGCCGGGCCGATCGGCCAGCCCGGCCCCGGCGGCGGCGAACGCTTCTGGTTCGTGGAGGCCGCCGCGGTCGAGCGTCCCGACCGCCAGACCCTGCTCCAGGCCCAGGCCGCGATCGAGCAGACGCTGCGTGAGCGGCAGTTCCTCCGCCTCCGCGAGCGCTTCATCGAGCGGCTGGTGCGGGAGGGCAGCCACACGCCCATCGAGGAGATGCGGCAGGCGGTGCTGGCCGTCGCCACCAACCGGTACAGCCGGCCCGAGGCCTGA
- a CDS encoding NAD(P)-binding domain-containing protein, which yields MNPIARYTHWLHTKWPAGKPEVLPVVDADGGTNVPGLYVVGDLSGVPLLKLSVNAGVGVIRKIKEELPGGGEDGVLDVAIVGGGTSGFAAAREAEALGLSYCVFEASEPFSTIVNFPRGKPIYKYPTGLELEGGLAFHDKSDVKEGLLEDLREQTVDRGLHWAVGKVDHVEKKGGRFELVLPERARPPEGQHLNGLSWITQTQRVKAKKVVVAIGRSGNYRKLGVPGEEIDGRVFNRLFDPRDTTGKRVLIVGGGDSAMEAAIACTKAGADVTLSYRKPEFNRPKPENREMLLALARNPEASARVESPSDVRMAGVHVEDQREEGKPCEGCLQLEMGSNIEEIREGEVDLKKADGQTRTLKNDTVYAMIGREAPLAFFRKSGVDILGEKNAKWWVTLVASLLFFTWMYHWTKGEPLFNIEALKLPAWLLPEPKWFWDAVQGLQNAVGAYFSDLSNLGGTIALSASGRGFYYTLAYCVVVVIFGVRRVRRRKTPYVKLQTITLAVIQIVPLFLLPEILLPWAGHNGWFESGWLGSLADTFFPRADYGHGREYWRAYGFILAWPLMAWNWFTAEPLFGWLILGALQTFVAIPAMIYFWGKGSYCGWICSCGALAETLGDTQRHKMPHGPFWNRMNMIGQAILLFAIILLALRVVGWVLPEGNFAGNAFRWLSSSAPVISWAWGVDLLWAGILGVAMYFHFSGRVWCRFACPLAALMHVYARFSKFRILADKKKCISCNVCTSVCHQGIDVMSFANKGEPMADPQCVRCSACVQMCPTGVLSFGTIDRATGEPAGVDPAWLASSPVNIAEGEVTVNGRKIR from the coding sequence ATGAATCCGATCGCCCGGTACACGCATTGGCTGCACACGAAGTGGCCCGCCGGCAAGCCGGAGGTGCTGCCGGTGGTCGATGCCGACGGCGGCACGAACGTCCCGGGCCTCTACGTCGTCGGCGACCTCTCCGGCGTCCCGCTGCTCAAGCTGTCGGTCAACGCCGGCGTCGGGGTGATCCGCAAGATCAAGGAAGAGCTGCCCGGCGGCGGCGAGGACGGCGTGCTGGACGTGGCCATCGTCGGCGGCGGCACCTCCGGCTTCGCGGCCGCCCGCGAGGCCGAGGCGCTGGGCCTGTCCTACTGCGTGTTCGAGGCCAGCGAGCCCTTCTCCACGATCGTCAACTTCCCCCGGGGCAAGCCGATCTACAAGTACCCCACCGGCCTCGAACTCGAGGGCGGACTCGCGTTCCACGACAAGTCCGACGTGAAGGAGGGCCTGCTGGAAGACCTCCGCGAGCAGACCGTCGACCGGGGCCTGCACTGGGCCGTCGGGAAGGTCGACCACGTCGAGAAGAAGGGCGGCCGCTTCGAGCTGGTCCTGCCCGAACGCGCCCGCCCGCCGGAGGGCCAGCACCTCAACGGCCTCTCGTGGATCACCCAAACCCAGCGGGTGAAGGCGAAGAAGGTCGTCGTCGCGATCGGCCGCAGCGGCAACTACCGCAAGCTGGGCGTGCCCGGCGAGGAGATCGACGGCCGCGTCTTCAACCGCCTCTTCGACCCGAGAGACACCACGGGGAAGCGCGTCCTGATCGTCGGCGGCGGCGACTCCGCCATGGAGGCGGCCATCGCCTGCACCAAGGCCGGCGCCGACGTGACGCTCAGCTACCGCAAGCCCGAGTTCAACCGGCCCAAGCCCGAGAACCGCGAGATGCTGCTGGCGCTGGCCCGGAACCCCGAAGCCTCCGCCCGGGTGGAGAGCCCCAGCGACGTGCGGATGGCCGGCGTGCACGTGGAGGACCAGCGGGAGGAAGGCAAGCCCTGCGAGGGTTGCCTCCAGCTGGAGATGGGCAGCAACATCGAGGAGATCCGCGAGGGCGAGGTCGACTTGAAGAAAGCCGACGGCCAGACGCGGACGCTGAAGAACGACACCGTCTACGCGATGATCGGCCGCGAGGCCCCGCTGGCGTTCTTCCGCAAGAGCGGCGTGGACATCCTCGGCGAGAAGAACGCGAAGTGGTGGGTCACGCTGGTCGCCTCGCTCTTGTTCTTCACGTGGATGTACCACTGGACCAAGGGCGAGCCGCTCTTCAACATCGAGGCGCTGAAGCTGCCCGCGTGGCTGCTGCCCGAACCCAAGTGGTTCTGGGACGCGGTGCAGGGGCTTCAGAACGCGGTGGGCGCGTACTTCAGCGACCTCTCCAACCTCGGCGGGACCATCGCTCTGTCCGCTTCGGGGCGGGGCTTCTACTACACGCTCGCGTACTGCGTCGTCGTCGTGATCTTCGGCGTCCGGCGGGTCCGGCGGCGGAAAACGCCGTACGTGAAGCTGCAGACGATCACCCTGGCGGTGATCCAGATCGTCCCGCTGTTCCTGCTCCCGGAGATCCTGCTGCCCTGGGCGGGGCACAACGGCTGGTTCGAGAGCGGGTGGCTCGGCTCGCTGGCCGACACGTTCTTCCCGCGGGCCGACTACGGGCACGGCCGCGAGTACTGGCGGGCGTACGGCTTCATCCTCGCCTGGCCGCTGATGGCCTGGAACTGGTTCACCGCCGAGCCGCTCTTCGGCTGGCTGATCCTCGGTGCCCTGCAGACCTTCGTCGCGATCCCCGCGATGATCTACTTCTGGGGCAAAGGCTCCTACTGCGGCTGGATCTGCTCGTGCGGCGCACTCGCCGAGACGCTCGGCGACACGCAGCGGCACAAGATGCCGCACGGGCCCTTCTGGAACCGGATGAACATGATCGGACAGGCGATCCTGCTCTTCGCGATCATCCTCCTCGCGCTACGCGTCGTCGGCTGGGTGCTGCCGGAGGGAAACTTCGCCGGGAACGCCTTCCGGTGGCTCTCCTCCTCGGCTCCGGTCATCAGCTGGGCGTGGGGCGTCGACCTGCTCTGGGCCGGGATCCTGGGCGTGGCGATGTACTTCCACTTCTCCGGCCGCGTGTGGTGCCGCTTCGCCTGCCCGCTGGCGGCGCTCATGCACGTCTACGCGCGTTTCAGCAAGTTCCGCATCCTCGCGGACAAGAAGAAGTGCATCTCCTGCAACGTCTGCACGTCGGTGTGCCACCAGGGCATCGACGTCATGAGCTTCGCCAACAAGGGCGAGCCCATGGCCGACCCGCAGTGCGTGCGGTGCTCCGCCTGCGTGCAGATGTGCCCGACGGGCGTGCTGAGCTTCGGGACGATCGACCGGGCGACGGGGGAGCCGGCCGGGGTCGATCCCGCCTGGCTGGCGAGCAGCCCGGTCAACATCGCCGAGGGCGAGGTCACCGTGAACGGCAGGAAGATCCGCTGA
- a CDS encoding ABC transporter permease: MTAPIPVSDRALARAAGGGFVSRTLHRLAGKRGAQLGGVWIAIMLLTAVFAPLLASSHPLLWKHEGAVSSPWLRHLTRTDVILLGSLLAAAAAGLWRGGAAGRFAGWVLVVSAAVAAAAGRSFVDLVSDNPQPSAGRVAFAAVGLAALAAGLLALAAAAWGAFRRSGHRWRCFAALLGLALAAVLALAPLQPPATVVHSVYREAEARGEVNWAVRAPLPFSPNDAQRDAMSAEGRDARLERPSLAHPLGTDRGGADVLSRMIHATRIALAIGLIATGIAAAIGIVVGGLMGYFAGLTDLLGMRLVEIFSAIPVLFLLIMIVAFYGRSLTLMMVVIGLTGWVGYALFVRAEFLKLRSLDYVMAARALGLPLRSILLRHMLPNGVTPVLVLASFGIASAILAESTLSFLGLGLVEEPSWGQLLNQSRSAPGQWGLLIFPGLAIFLTVFAYNLVGEAMRDALDVRT; encoded by the coding sequence GTGACGGCCCCGATCCCGGTGAGCGACCGGGCCCTGGCGCGTGCCGCCGGCGGCGGGTTCGTCTCGCGGACGCTCCACCGCCTGGCCGGCAAGCGGGGGGCGCAGCTCGGCGGCGTGTGGATCGCGATCATGCTGCTGACGGCGGTGTTCGCGCCGCTCTTGGCGAGCAGCCACCCGCTGCTGTGGAAGCACGAAGGGGCCGTGTCGAGCCCGTGGCTGCGGCACCTGACGCGGACCGACGTCATCCTCCTGGGGTCGTTGCTCGCGGCCGCCGCCGCGGGCCTCTGGCGCGGCGGCGCGGCGGGCCGCTTCGCCGGCTGGGTGCTGGTGGTGTCGGCCGCGGTGGCGGCGGCGGCGGGGCGGTCCTTCGTGGACCTGGTTTCCGACAACCCGCAGCCGTCCGCGGGCCGCGTCGCCTTCGCGGCGGTCGGCCTCGCCGCACTCGCCGCCGGGCTGCTGGCCCTGGCCGCCGCCGCGTGGGGGGCCTTCCGGCGGTCCGGGCACCGCTGGCGGTGCTTCGCCGCGCTCCTCGGCCTCGCGCTCGCGGCGGTGCTGGCGCTGGCTCCCCTCCAGCCGCCCGCCACGGTCGTCCACAGCGTCTACCGCGAGGCCGAGGCCCGCGGCGAGGTCAACTGGGCGGTCCGGGCGCCGCTGCCGTTCTCGCCCAACGACGCGCAGCGCGACGCCATGTCCGCCGAGGGCCGCGACGCGCGGCTCGAGCGGCCGAGCCTGGCGCACCCGCTGGGCACCGACCGCGGGGGGGCGGACGTGCTGTCGCGGATGATCCACGCGACGCGGATCGCCCTGGCCATCGGCCTGATCGCGACCGGCATCGCCGCGGCGATCGGCATCGTCGTCGGCGGGCTCATGGGCTACTTCGCCGGGCTCACCGACCTCCTGGGCATGCGGCTCGTCGAGATCTTCTCCGCGATCCCCGTGCTGTTCCTGCTCATCATGATCGTGGCCTTCTACGGCCGCAGCCTCACGCTGATGATGGTGGTGATCGGGCTGACCGGCTGGGTGGGCTACGCGCTGTTCGTGCGGGCCGAGTTCCTGAAGTTGCGGTCGTTGGACTACGTGATGGCGGCCCGGGCGCTGGGCCTGCCGCTGCGATCGATCCTGCTGAGGCACATGCTGCCCAACGGCGTCACGCCCGTGCTCGTGCTCGCCAGCTTCGGCATCGCCTCGGCGATCCTCGCCGAGTCGACGCTGTCCTTCCTGGGCCTGGGCCTGGTGGAGGAGCCGAGCTGGGGCCAGCTGCTCAACCAGAGCCGCTCGGCCCCCGGGCAGTGGGGCCTGCTGATCTTTCCGGGCCTGGCGATCTTCCTGACGGTCTTCGCCTACAACCTCGTCGGCGAGGCGATGCGCGACGCGCTGGACGTGCGGACCTGA
- a CDS encoding PilZ domain-containing protein, which translates to MRLQESDWTEALQRISHEQALLGERTAADRGGVPRDVPRSDRQRPCMLRVADGAGGHAVHEVMTRNSGRGGVSVLHNEALNTGEPVTLAMQLDDGRGFVAPANVAWCRRIGQVGEGAEVCFEIGFRFAAPLAAAA; encoded by the coding sequence ATGAGACTCCAAGAAAGCGACTGGACCGAGGCTCTGCAGCGGATCAGCCACGAGCAAGCGCTGCTCGGCGAGCGGACCGCCGCCGACCGCGGCGGCGTCCCGCGCGACGTCCCACGCAGCGACCGGCAGCGCCCCTGCATGCTCCGCGTGGCCGACGGTGCGGGCGGCCACGCCGTGCACGAGGTGATGACCCGCAACTCCGGCCGCGGCGGCGTGTCGGTCCTGCACAACGAGGCGTTGAACACCGGCGAGCCGGTGACGCTGGCGATGCAGCTCGACGACGGCCGCGGCTTCGTCGCGCCCGCGAACGTCGCCTGGTGCCGCCGGATCGGCCAGGTCGGCGAGGGCGCCGAGGTCTGCTTCGAGATCGGCTTCCGGTTCGCCGCGCCGCTGGCGGCCGCGGCCTGA
- a CDS encoding circularly permuted type 2 ATP-grasp protein: MSAAVAEQLEQDAAAAGYLEALRAADAGAGAAGHDECFGPAAPRGDAAPEEAWEPVLAAVQQTPHAELRRRWERAKRMIADHGVTYRAYGDRAEAERPWRLDPVPVVIGPAAWDHLRRGLEQRARLLEAVLRDLHGPAELIAQAVVPAALILGNPGLFRPLRGLEPPGGRYLSLLAVDVGRDAAGRWCVIGDRSSAPGGVGHALEHRVVVSRTLPTAFRRSRPAGLGDWFEAVRAYAQSLAPASPAGEPRVVLLTPGPEAVGHAEHAYLARSLGFTLVEPDDLTVRRREVFLKTLAGLQKVDVIVRRLPDCDCDPLELGPARGPGVPGLLEAQRAGSVAVTNAPGSGLVESPGLGGYLPAACRFLLGEEILLPPAATRWCGAGGGTGDDAAGGTLARSVVKPAYAGPLTPGIGPSAAVFGTTAGDQAGSALREAIAERPGAFAVQEAVTLSTTPVWTPESPGLVPRRLVIRAFVAATAGGGWSAMPGGLGRVTGAADSRLTSMRRGGGAKDVWVVRPAGEAGASPLPAADRAPETVRGLTVRGGAVAPAGRGASLPSRVADNLFWLGRYTERAEGNVRLLRAIGHRHADPAEPHPREMAAMLRALAVVTGVAEAATADRAAAAQEPASDGGRDAGRAEAGDVLSAILDPRGPHGLTSTLAACRAAGSRVRDRLSVDAWRILERLGRGDERELRGGVAGDPEDALADAMELFDGLLLTLAAFAGHSHESFTHEEGWRFLDLGRRIERAVTTAELMRSMLVRPVWLGGGEATGAGPGPAGRASASEGLLLGALLEVGVSAMTYRSRHRALPRIVPVLELLLLDPKNPRSVVWQLHAIEQHLADLPDAPGGPHPAGATPGRSRHHAAAEAAGRLLAEVSGSVPAGLAAVEGGRREALATLLERVVTGLPGLSDEVSRAYVRLTPDVPDANAPDA, encoded by the coding sequence ATGAGCGCGGCGGTGGCGGAGCAGCTGGAGCAGGACGCCGCGGCCGCCGGCTACCTCGAGGCGCTGCGGGCGGCGGACGCCGGAGCGGGCGCGGCCGGCCACGACGAGTGCTTCGGCCCGGCCGCGCCCCGCGGCGATGCCGCGCCCGAGGAGGCGTGGGAGCCCGTGCTGGCCGCGGTCCAGCAAACGCCGCACGCGGAGCTGCGGCGGCGCTGGGAGCGGGCGAAGCGGATGATCGCCGACCACGGGGTGACGTACCGGGCGTACGGCGACCGGGCCGAAGCGGAGCGGCCCTGGCGGCTGGATCCGGTGCCGGTGGTGATCGGCCCCGCGGCCTGGGACCACCTGCGGCGGGGGCTGGAGCAGCGAGCACGGCTGCTCGAGGCGGTGCTGCGCGACCTGCACGGCCCCGCCGAGCTGATCGCGCAAGCCGTGGTGCCGGCGGCGTTGATCCTCGGGAACCCGGGCCTCTTCCGGCCGCTCCGCGGGCTCGAGCCGCCGGGCGGCCGCTACCTCTCGCTGCTCGCGGTCGATGTGGGCCGCGACGCGGCGGGGCGGTGGTGCGTGATCGGCGACCGCTCGTCGGCTCCCGGCGGCGTCGGGCACGCGCTCGAGCACCGGGTCGTCGTGTCGCGGACGCTGCCCACGGCCTTCCGCCGCAGCCGGCCGGCGGGGCTCGGCGACTGGTTCGAGGCGGTGCGGGCGTACGCGCAGTCGCTGGCGCCCGCCTCGCCCGCGGGCGAGCCGCGGGTGGTGCTGCTGACGCCGGGACCCGAGGCCGTGGGCCACGCCGAGCACGCGTACCTCGCGCGGAGCCTGGGGTTCACGCTCGTCGAGCCCGACGACCTGACGGTGCGCCGCCGCGAGGTGTTCCTCAAGACGCTCGCCGGCCTGCAGAAGGTCGACGTGATCGTCCGCCGCCTGCCCGACTGCGACTGCGACCCGCTGGAGCTTGGCCCCGCGCGCGGGCCCGGCGTGCCCGGCCTCCTCGAGGCGCAGCGGGCCGGCTCGGTGGCCGTCACCAACGCCCCGGGCAGCGGCCTGGTCGAGAGCCCGGGGCTCGGCGGCTACCTGCCGGCGGCTTGCCGCTTCCTCCTGGGCGAGGAGATCCTGCTGCCGCCGGCGGCCACGCGCTGGTGCGGGGCGGGCGGGGGCACCGGCGACGACGCGGCGGGGGGGACGCTCGCCCGGAGCGTCGTGAAGCCGGCCTACGCCGGCCCGCTGACGCCGGGCATCGGCCCGTCGGCCGCGGTCTTCGGCACCACCGCCGGAGATCAAGCCGGCTCGGCCCTGCGCGAGGCGATCGCCGAGCGGCCCGGCGCGTTCGCGGTGCAGGAGGCGGTGACGCTGTCCACCACGCCGGTCTGGACGCCGGAGTCGCCGGGGCTGGTGCCGCGACGCTTGGTGATCCGCGCCTTCGTCGCGGCGACCGCGGGCGGCGGCTGGTCGGCGATGCCCGGCGGGCTCGGCCGGGTCACGGGCGCGGCCGACTCGCGGCTGACGTCGATGCGGCGCGGCGGGGGGGCCAAGGACGTCTGGGTCGTGCGGCCGGCCGGCGAGGCCGGTGCTTCGCCTCTGCCCGCCGCGGACCGTGCCCCCGAAACGGTCCGCGGCCTCACGGTCCGCGGCGGGGCCGTGGCCCCGGCCGGCCGCGGGGCGTCGCTGCCCAGCCGCGTCGCCGACAACCTCTTCTGGCTGGGTCGCTACACCGAGCGGGCCGAGGGCAACGTCCGCCTGCTCCGGGCGATCGGCCACCGCCACGCCGACCCCGCCGAGCCGCACCCGCGGGAGATGGCCGCGATGCTGCGGGCGCTTGCGGTGGTGACCGGCGTGGCCGAGGCCGCCACGGCCGACCGGGCCGCCGCCGCGCAGGAGCCCGCGTCGGACGGCGGTCGCGACGCCGGACGGGCCGAAGCGGGCGACGTGCTCTCGGCGATCCTCGACCCCCGCGGCCCGCACGGCCTCACCTCCACGCTCGCCGCCTGCCGCGCCGCCGGCTCCCGCGTGCGGGACCGCCTCAGCGTCGACGCCTGGCGGATCCTCGAGCGTCTGGGCCGTGGCGACGAGCGGGAGCTCCGCGGCGGCGTCGCGGGTGACCCCGAGGACGCGCTCGCCGACGCGATGGAGCTCTTCGACGGCCTGCTCCTGACGCTCGCCGCGTTCGCCGGGCACAGCCACGAATCCTTCACCCACGAGGAGGGCTGGCGCTTCTTGGACCTGGGCCGGCGCATCGAGCGGGCGGTGACGACGGCGGAGCTGATGCGGTCGATGCTGGTGCGGCCCGTCTGGCTCGGCGGCGGCGAGGCGACCGGGGCCGGGCCGGGGCCGGCCGGCCGGGCCAGCGCATCGGAGGGCCTGCTGCTCGGGGCGCTCCTGGAGGTCGGCGTCTCGGCGATGACCTACCGCTCCCGGCACCGGGCGCTCCCGCGGATCGTGCCGGTGCTGGAGCTGCTCCTGCTCGACCCCAAGAACCCGCGCTCGGTCGTCTGGCAGCTGCACGCGATCGAGCAGCACCTCGCCGACCTGCCCGACGCGCCCGGCGGTCCGCACCCCGCGGGCGCGACGCCCGGCCGCAGCCGCCACCACGCCGCCGCCGAGGCCGCCGGCCGGCTGCTCGCGGAGGTGAGCGGCAGCGTTCCGGCCGGCCTGGCGGCGGTCGAGGGCGGCCGCCGCGAGGCGCTCGCGACGCTCCTGGAGCGCGTCGTCACCGGGCTTCCCGGGCTCAGCGACGAGGTCTCCCGCGCCTACGTCCGCCTGACCCCCGACGTCCCCGACGCGAACGCCCCCGACGCTTGA
- a CDS encoding SDR family NAD(P)-dependent oxidoreductase, whose amino-acid sequence MSNETRAALVTGASAGIGRSTAIALAEAGMRVVVSARRAEALATLVEEIETAGGQADAVVADLATIGGVDAMWSEACGLLHGPPGVVIANAGHGLQGGVLSSDRSKWENMIALNYTGCVHLMRLAAGAQADAIEADDAPSGDVVVLGSVSGIHVSPFSGMYGSTKFAVTAAAEALRREVGPRRVRVSVIKPGIVRSEFQEVAGYDEETFGKAVAKFGDMLTPEDVARTIRFVVTQPPNVHVNDVVIRPVGQDYP is encoded by the coding sequence ATGAGCAACGAGACGCGAGCGGCTTTGGTGACGGGGGCTTCGGCGGGGATCGGGCGGTCGACGGCGATCGCCCTGGCCGAAGCCGGGATGCGGGTGGTGGTCTCCGCGCGGCGGGCGGAAGCGCTCGCGACCCTGGTGGAGGAGATCGAGACGGCGGGCGGGCAGGCCGACGCGGTCGTCGCCGACCTCGCCACCATCGGCGGCGTCGACGCGATGTGGTCCGAGGCCTGCGGGCTGCTGCACGGCCCGCCGGGGGTGGTGATCGCCAACGCCGGGCACGGGCTCCAGGGCGGGGTGCTGTCCTCGGACCGCTCCAAGTGGGAGAACATGATCGCGCTCAACTACACGGGCTGCGTCCACCTGATGCGGCTGGCGGCCGGAGCCCAGGCCGACGCCATCGAGGCGGACGACGCGCCCTCGGGCGACGTGGTGGTGCTCGGCAGCGTGAGCGGGATCCACGTCTCCCCCTTCTCGGGCATGTACGGCTCCACGAAGTTCGCCGTGACCGCCGCGGCCGAGGCGCTCCGCCGCGAGGTGGGTCCGCGGCGGGTGCGGGTCTCGGTCATCAAGCCCGGGATCGTGCGGAGCGAGTTCCAGGAGGTCGCCGGGTACGACGAGGAGACCTTCGGCAAGGCGGTGGCGAAGTTCGGCGACATGCTCACGCCGGAGGACGTCGCCCGCACGATCCGCTTCGTCGTGACGCAGCCGCCCAACGTCCACGTGAACGACGTGGTGATCCGGCCGGTGGGGCAGGACTACCCCTAA
- a CDS encoding PilZ domain-containing protein produces MLQISTAPTRTVDADLDTGGAGVDTMRIWVSDLQWRQMLERITRASTESLGSYAERMTPATGARSHARIAGDFRCMIRLTAQSGHDDDAHGTFVVRTRNVGEGGIGFVHGSHVRPGTPCTAVLEPDDGSGLGWVLSGRVVWCRGLDVTDRDPELFDVGVQFDAPVNIGPIAA; encoded by the coding sequence ATGTTGCAGATCTCGACCGCCCCCACCCGCACCGTCGACGCCGATCTCGACACCGGCGGCGCCGGCGTCGACACGATGCGGATCTGGGTCTCCGACCTGCAGTGGCGTCAGATGCTCGAGCGGATCACCCGCGCCAGCACCGAGTCGCTCGGCAGCTACGCCGAGCGGATGACCCCGGCGACCGGAGCCCGCAGCCACGCCCGCATCGCCGGCGACTTCCGCTGCATGATCCGCCTGACGGCCCAGAGCGGCCACGACGACGACGCGCACGGCACCTTCGTCGTCCGCACCCGCAACGTCGGCGAAGGCGGCATCGGCTTCGTCCACGGCAGCCACGTGCGGCCGGGGACGCCCTGCACCGCCGTGCTCGAGCCCGACGACGGTTCCGGCTTGGGCTGGGTGCTCAGCGGCCGCGTCGTCTGGTGCCGCGGCCTGGACGTCACCGACCGCGACCCCGAACTCTTCGACGTGGGCGTCCAATTCGATGCGCCGGTGAACATCGGCCCCATCGCCGCCTGA